The genomic region GCGGCACCTCGGCGTACACGGTGCGGACGACGAGGCCGTCCTCTTCCATCTCCCGCAGGTGCTGGGTGAGCATCTTCTCGCTGACCCCGGGCAGTCCGCGCCGCAGCTCCGCGAACCGGCGCACGCCGTGCGCGTCGAGCTCCCAGAGGATCAGGCCCTTCCACTTGCCGCTCACCACGTCGAGCGCCGCGTCGATACCGCAGATGTACGGGCCCTGCCGAGCCGACTTCGTCATGGCCGTTCCTCACTAACCAAAAGGTAAGTATCGCAGTAAATAGTGGGTACTTCCCTGACCCAGCGTAGCGACCGAGCATGGGTGGTGACCATTCGCAGTACGAGCGACCAAGGAGCGACCTTGCCCCCCACCGACCGCACCCCCGTCACGCTGATCGGCCTCGGCCCGATGGGACAGGCGATGACCCGCGCGCTGCTCGCGGCCGGACACCCGGTGACCGTCTGGAACCGGACCCCCGCCCGGGCCGCCGGCGTCGTGGCCGACGGCGCCGTTCTCGCCGCGAGTCCGGTCGAGGCCGTCGAAGCCGGCGACCTGGTCATCCTCAGCCTGACCGACTACCAGGCGATGTACGACGTACTGGAGCCGGCCACCGGCTCGCTCGCGGGCCGCACCGTCGTCAACCTCAGCTCCGACACCCCGGACCGCACCCGCGCGGCCGCGGACTGGGCCACCGAGCACGGCGCGACGTTCCTGACCGGCGGGGTGATGATCCCCGCGCCGATGGTTGGCACCGAGGAGGCCTACGTCTACTACAGCGGCCCCGCCGAGGTCTTCGAGAAGCACCGGACCACGCTCACCGTGATCGGGGCTCCCCGCTACCTCGGCGAAGACACGGGCCTGGCACAGCTGATGTATCAGGCGCAGCTCGACGTCTTCCTGACCACGCTGTCGTCGCTGATGCACGCAACAGCCCTGCTCGGTACGGCGGGCGTCAGCGCGGCGGAGTCGATGCCCGAGCTGATCGGGATGCTGCGCACCGTGCCGGCGATGCTGGAGGCGGGCGGGGAGAATCCCGGCGCGGACATCGACGCCGACAAGCACCCGGGCGACCTGAGCACGATCACGATGATGGGCGCGACCGCCGACCACATCGTCGGGGCGAGCGAGACGGCCGGCATCGACCTCGCGCTGCCGCGAGCGGTGCAGGCGCACTACCGCCGGGCGATCGAGAACGGCCACGGCGGAGACAACTGGACGCGGATCATCGACGGCATCCGCAGCCCGCGCTGACGCAGTGGGCCGGCGCCGGACGGACCTGGCGGGTGCTCCACCCGGAGTGGAGCACCTGTCGGGTTCTGCCGTTCAGTGCCGCGCTGTCGTCACACATCCG from Kribbella flavida DSM 17836 harbors:
- a CDS encoding winged helix-turn-helix transcriptional regulator yields the protein MTKSARQGPYICGIDAALDVVSGKWKGLILWELDAHGVRRFAELRRGLPGVSEKMLTQHLREMEEDGLVVRTVYAEVPPRVEYSLTAEGRSLNAALAPLGQWGSTRIRRQQIRLVDHQDAAAMPRP
- a CDS encoding NAD(P)-dependent oxidoreductase gives rise to the protein MPPTDRTPVTLIGLGPMGQAMTRALLAAGHPVTVWNRTPARAAGVVADGAVLAASPVEAVEAGDLVILSLTDYQAMYDVLEPATGSLAGRTVVNLSSDTPDRTRAAADWATEHGATFLTGGVMIPAPMVGTEEAYVYYSGPAEVFEKHRTTLTVIGAPRYLGEDTGLAQLMYQAQLDVFLTTLSSLMHATALLGTAGVSAAESMPELIGMLRTVPAMLEAGGENPGADIDADKHPGDLSTITMMGATADHIVGASETAGIDLALPRAVQAHYRRAIENGHGGDNWTRIIDGIRSPR